In one Methanobacterium sp. genomic region, the following are encoded:
- a CDS encoding DUF362 domain-containing protein: MSKVAAMKTSPETVVNDYYTLMNLAEYKKSLKKEEKTILKLNLSWTLYYPACSTPPWQLEGVLNTLKTDNYKNIVAVENQTVVTHPWKGAYYNKWLPLLNSHEVDFKPLTDVEWISHKPKSEMLAMNEIFGEVWVPKMFYDSNVIHFPTVKTHGHTTTTGAMKNAFGGLIPKYRHHAHKKIHEVLVDLLSIQKEIHKGIFAVMDGGVCGNGAGPRTMEPFIGNIILASEDQVAIDAIAANIMGFDPLKIDYIKMAHDKGLGIGDVDQIEIEGNIEDIKRINFGFETKRSPIIKWDQRIRKKTMNIGWLHQLLFNSPLFKSFIFASEFYHDKLWYPTLGKKKITEFKKTSWGKMFNAYNYGDFPEYKEVKDWDPY, translated from the coding sequence ATGTCAAAAGTCGCAGCGATGAAAACATCACCTGAAACCGTAGTTAATGATTATTATACCCTGATGAATTTAGCAGAGTACAAAAAATCCTTGAAAAAGGAAGAGAAAACAATTTTAAAACTTAATCTTTCATGGACGCTCTATTATCCGGCATGTTCAACCCCCCCATGGCAATTAGAAGGTGTGTTAAATACCCTAAAAACTGATAATTACAAGAATATTGTGGCTGTGGAGAATCAAACAGTTGTTACACACCCATGGAAAGGAGCGTACTACAACAAATGGCTGCCACTCCTAAATAGCCATGAAGTAGACTTTAAACCTCTAACAGATGTTGAATGGATTTCTCATAAGCCCAAGTCTGAAATGCTTGCAATGAATGAAATATTCGGCGAAGTTTGGGTTCCAAAGATGTTTTATGATTCCAATGTGATTCATTTTCCTACAGTTAAAACACACGGCCATACAACAACCACAGGAGCTATGAAAAACGCTTTTGGTGGTTTAATTCCTAAATACAGGCACCATGCACATAAAAAGATACATGAAGTCCTGGTTGATCTGCTTTCTATTCAAAAAGAGATTCATAAAGGAATATTTGCAGTGATGGATGGCGGGGTTTGTGGAAATGGAGCAGGGCCACGGACAATGGAACCTTTTATTGGCAATATAATCCTTGCAAGTGAAGATCAGGTTGCAATTGATGCCATTGCAGCTAATATTATGGGATTTGACCCTTTGAAAATAGATTACATTAAAATGGCCCATGATAAAGGATTAGGAATAGGAGATGTTGACCAGATTGAAATAGAGGGCAATATTGAAGACATTAAAAGAATAAATTTCGGTTTTGAAACGAAAAGAAGTCCAATAATCAAATGGGATCAAAGGATCAGGAAAAAAACCATGAATATAGGGTGGCTTCACCAGCTGCTCTTCAATTCTCCCCTGTTTAAATCTTTCATCTTTGCATCTGAATTTTATCACGACAAACTCTGGTATCCAACATTGGGAAAGAAAAAGATAACTGAATTCAAAAAGACTTCCTGGGGCAAAATGTTCAATGCATATAATTATGGAGACTTTCCCGAGTATAAGGAAGTTAAAGACTGGGATCCATACTGA
- a CDS encoding KH domain-containing protein: protein MPNTEYLKIPKERIGVLIGKDGVTKEHVENMTQTELDIESETGSITIVPTEDMEDPLGVWKTRYIVKAIGRGFSPETALKLINDDFILEIINLPDFVGKSKKAILRQKGRIIGREGRTKEIIKEMTNVDVSVYGKTVALIGDMERIQIAKEAVEMILDGVRHKTVYSFLERKKQELKRKEFENIVIKD, encoded by the coding sequence GTGCCTAACACTGAATATCTTAAGATTCCAAAGGAAAGAATTGGAGTCCTAATTGGAAAAGACGGCGTTACGAAAGAACATGTTGAAAATATGACACAGACTGAGCTGGATATTGAAAGTGAAACTGGCAGCATCACCATTGTTCCAACTGAAGACATGGAAGATCCACTTGGTGTATGGAAAACCAGATATATTGTGAAAGCAATAGGTAGAGGTTTTAGCCCAGAAACAGCTCTAAAACTAATTAATGATGACTTTATTTTAGAAATAATCAACTTACCGGATTTTGTTGGGAAATCAAAAAAAGCAATTTTAAGACAAAAGGGTAGGATAATTGGTAGAGAAGGCAGAACTAAGGAAATAATTAAAGAAATGACCAATGTTGATGTGTCTGTGTATGGTAAGACTGTAGCACTTATTGGAGATATGGAAAGGATACAGATTGCAAAAGAAGCTGTTGAAATGATTTTAGATGGTGTAAGGCATAAAACTGTCTATTCATTTTTAGAAAGAAAAAAACAGGAACTTAAAAGGAAGGAATTTGAAAATATTGTAATTAAAGATTAA
- a CDS encoding DUF1801 domain-containing protein, with the protein MPERVDIDEYLDKDNPKMNKVALKLRNLILEMFPDMNEVIKWKNLVYEKEGYVCAILIHKAHINIEFWRGTEFQDPENRLEGTGKKLRHIKIKSESDIDVEYIKKLIQESIELNILN; encoded by the coding sequence ATGCCTGAAAGAGTAGATATAGATGAATATTTGGATAAAGACAATCCAAAAATGAATAAAGTTGCCCTGAAGCTGCGTAATCTCATTTTAGAGATGTTTCCAGATATGAATGAAGTCATAAAATGGAAAAATCTTGTATATGAAAAGGAAGGATATGTATGCGCCATCCTTATTCACAAAGCTCATATTAATATCGAATTCTGGAGAGGTACCGAGTTTCAAGACCCTGAAAATCGTCTTGAAGGTACTGGAAAAAAATTAAGACATATTAAAATTAAATCTGAATCTGATATTGATGTTGAATACATTAAAAAGCTTATACAAGAATCTATTGAGCTAAACATTTTAAATTAA
- a CDS encoding SIS domain-containing protein — translation MLRIVIEEITSHIKSLDIDDEAVKLMESYLINAPKIFICGYGESELVGKSFASRLSEIRRNVYVVSETVVPGIEKTHVLLAISGSGETEPTLTITKKAHELGADIISITSFSDSPLAQISDLVIVIPGRIKAKTKNYIERRVSGEYEPLTPFGTLFEISTRVFLEGIITELAEK, via the coding sequence ATGTTAAGAATAGTGATTGAAGAAATTACATCCCATATTAAATCTCTGGATATTGATGATGAAGCCGTTAAACTCATGGAAAGTTACTTAATTAATGCTCCAAAGATATTTATATGCGGTTATGGAGAATCAGAACTTGTTGGAAAGTCTTTTGCTTCAAGATTAAGTGAAATCCGTCGGAATGTCTATGTAGTAAGCGAAACAGTTGTACCTGGAATTGAGAAGACACATGTTCTTTTAGCAATATCTGGATCTGGAGAAACTGAACCAACCTTGACCATTACAAAAAAGGCACATGAGCTTGGTGCCGATATTATATCCATAACTTCTTTTTCTGATTCGCCGCTTGCCCAAATCTCAGACCTTGTAATTGTAATACCTGGTAGAATAAAAGCAAAAACCAAGAATTATATCGAAAGGAGAGTATCCGGAGAATATGAACCATTAACACCCTTTGGAACCCTATTTGAGATATCAACAAGAGTATTTTTAGAAGGTATTATTACAGAACTTGCAGAGAAATGA
- a CDS encoding decaprenyl-phosphate phosphoribosyltransferase: MIKELIISMRPRQWYKNLVIFVGIVFSFNLLNLNLWIGAIGAFAVFCALSGSIYILNDIIDIEKDKNHPQKRMRPIASERLNPNYALVFAAIFIILALFVAYLINILFFISALTFFLLILIYSLFLKHFIIVDIMIISTGFVIRAIAGCLAIDVLVSPWLIICAFLLALFLAIGKRRHELIILGGNAENHRKILDGYSTEMLDQMINITTSALIMSYSLYTFFTGKIFIMLTIPFAFYGLFRYIYLVHKENFGGEPEMLFKDRGMLFSIILWVLLAVFVLYGSVIFKF, encoded by the coding sequence ATGATAAAAGAACTTATTATTTCAATGCGGCCAAGGCAATGGTATAAAAATCTGGTTATATTTGTTGGAATTGTTTTCTCATTTAATCTTTTAAATTTAAATCTATGGATTGGCGCAATTGGTGCATTTGCAGTTTTTTGCGCACTTTCTGGCAGCATATATATATTGAATGATATTATCGATATTGAAAAGGATAAAAACCATCCACAAAAGAGGATGAGGCCCATTGCATCAGAAAGATTAAATCCAAATTACGCTTTAGTATTTGCAGCGATATTTATCATTCTGGCTTTATTTGTTGCTTATTTAATTAATATATTGTTCTTTATTTCAGCATTAACATTCTTCCTGTTAATATTGATTTATTCGCTGTTCTTAAAACATTTTATTATAGTGGATATAATGATTATTTCCACTGGTTTTGTAATAAGGGCAATTGCAGGATGTCTTGCAATTGATGTGCTGGTTTCTCCATGGCTTATAATATGTGCGTTCCTGCTTGCGTTATTTTTAGCAATTGGAAAGCGCAGACATGAATTAATCATACTTGGAGGAAATGCAGAGAATCATAGAAAAATTCTGGATGGATATTCAACTGAAATGCTTGATCAGATGATCAATATAACTACAAGTGCTTTAATTATGTCATATTCCCTTTATACCTTTTTTACAGGTAAAATATTTATAATGCTTACAATTCCCTTTGCATTCTACGGCCTTTTTAGATATATATATCTTGTACATAAAGAAAATTTTGGTGGAGAGCCTGAAATGCTTTTTAAAGATAGAGGGATGTTATTTAGCATTATTTTATGGGTGCTCCTGGCTGTATTCGTACTTTACGGAAGTGTGATTTTCAAATTTTAG
- a CDS encoding serine protein kinase RIO, translating into MGSKISKADDILRKMLSEKRIKSVEDKRVGSEVFDSITLKTLYKLANTGYIHRLNGAISTGKEANVFKGLDEDDNFVAVKIYRVTTSDFKKMQNYIQGDPRFNVRTGNKRQLVNAWVTKEFRNLQRAYEAGVNVPKPLIAKNNVLVMEFIGDEEGDAALPMRHSEIQDPEELLNKVINNMKLLYQEAGLVHGDLSSYNILIQDGDPVIIDISQGMTRDHPISNELLNRDIDNIVKDFKKLKINISNEEIKSAIKDL; encoded by the coding sequence ATGGGCTCTAAAATATCAAAAGCAGATGACATTTTAAGAAAAATGCTATCTGAAAAGAGAATTAAAAGCGTTGAAGATAAAAGGGTTGGTAGTGAGGTATTTGATAGCATAACCTTGAAAACACTGTATAAACTGGCAAATACTGGTTATATTCACCGCTTAAATGGTGCAATAAGCACTGGAAAAGAGGCAAATGTGTTTAAAGGCTTGGACGAAGATGATAACTTTGTAGCAGTTAAAATATACAGAGTTACAACTTCTGATTTTAAGAAAATGCAGAACTATATACAAGGGGATCCCAGATTCAATGTTCGAACTGGTAATAAACGCCAGCTTGTAAATGCATGGGTTACAAAAGAATTTAGAAATCTTCAAAGAGCCTATGAAGCCGGAGTAAATGTCCCAAAGCCCCTTATTGCAAAAAATAATGTACTTGTAATGGAATTTATTGGAGATGAAGAAGGAGATGCAGCGCTTCCCATGAGGCATTCCGAAATTCAAGACCCTGAAGAACTTCTAAATAAAGTAATTAACAATATGAAACTTTTATATCAAGAAGCAGGGCTTGTACATGGTGATCTTTCAAGTTACAACATTCTAATTCAAGATGGAGATCCTGTAATTATCGACATTTCACAAGGTATGACTCGTGATCATCCAATCTCTAACGAGCTCTTAAATAGAGATATAGATAACATCGTAAAAGATTTTAAGAAATTAAAGATCAATATATCTAATGAAGAAATAAAAAGCGCGATTAAGGATTTATAA
- the top6B gene encoding DNA topoisomerase VI subunit B, with protein MSIETVVSAEREASELFEEFKELTASEFFRRNKQMLGFSGKIRSLTIVFHELITNSLDAAEEAGILPEITIDLKRVNKDHYILYLKDNGPGIPENFVTKVFCTMFAGSKFRSIQSRGQQGLGCSGCVLLSQMTTGMPVKITSGYKEGDKIKGVEMTFKMDVKTNQGLILDKKEIDLEETGVSMELHFKEVSYSLSEQGAFEYIRRTMIANPHAKIIFRDPTGHKFIFDRATDEIPPMPKEVLPHPKGVTADDLIFMAKHTDKRRFRSLLTSSLSRMSNKRIDEIEKITGIDFNKRPKDMKWEEAEQIVELFQKMDFMAPPTAGLIPIGEEQIEKGMREILEPEYVKTITRKPKTYKGGVSFIIEAGIAYGGKSGRVVGEQKKAEIMRFANRVPLTFDQGSCGITEALKSIDWKRYGIRDLENAPITVFANIISTHVPYMSTGKQSVAPEEEIMQEVRQATMKIARSLQKYLNAKRAAKEEAMRSKIFETYVPVILREAAMLAEKDVPEYDDVLAKVTRKPKILEDIHAK; from the coding sequence ATGTCTATTGAAACCGTAGTATCTGCAGAAAGAGAGGCATCTGAACTTTTTGAAGAGTTTAAAGAGCTTACAGCATCTGAATTTTTCAGAAGAAACAAACAGATGCTTGGTTTTTCTGGTAAAATAAGATCATTAACAATAGTATTCCACGAATTGATTACAAACAGTCTTGATGCTGCTGAAGAAGCAGGGATTCTACCAGAAATAACAATAGACCTTAAAAGAGTTAACAAGGATCATTATATTTTATATCTTAAGGACAATGGACCTGGTATCCCTGAAAATTTTGTAACTAAGGTATTCTGTACCATGTTTGCTGGTTCTAAGTTTAGAAGTATTCAATCAAGAGGACAGCAAGGATTAGGTTGTAGTGGATGTGTTTTATTATCACAAATGACAACCGGAATGCCTGTAAAAATCACCTCAGGGTATAAAGAAGGAGATAAGATTAAAGGAGTTGAAATGACATTCAAAATGGATGTAAAGACTAATCAAGGGCTTATCTTAGATAAAAAAGAAATTGATCTTGAGGAAACTGGCGTAAGCATGGAACTTCACTTCAAAGAAGTTTCCTATTCTTTAAGTGAACAGGGAGCATTTGAATACATAAGAAGGACTATGATTGCAAATCCACACGCTAAAATTATATTCAGAGATCCAACAGGTCATAAATTCATATTTGATAGGGCAACAGATGAAATCCCCCCAATGCCTAAAGAAGTGCTTCCTCACCCAAAAGGAGTAACAGCAGATGATTTAATCTTTATGGCAAAGCATACAGATAAAAGAAGATTTAGAAGCTTACTAACCAGTTCCCTTTCAAGAATGTCAAATAAAAGAATTGATGAAATTGAAAAAATAACTGGAATTGACTTTAACAAGCGCCCTAAAGACATGAAATGGGAAGAAGCAGAACAAATCGTGGAATTATTCCAGAAAATGGATTTTATGGCACCTCCCACAGCAGGATTAATCCCAATCGGTGAAGAACAGATCGAAAAAGGTATGAGAGAAATATTAGAACCTGAATATGTAAAAACAATCACCAGAAAACCTAAAACATATAAAGGAGGAGTATCCTTTATTATTGAGGCAGGAATTGCCTACGGTGGAAAATCAGGAAGAGTTGTTGGAGAGCAGAAAAAAGCAGAAATAATGCGTTTTGCAAACAGAGTTCCCCTAACTTTCGATCAGGGAAGCTGTGGTATAACAGAAGCTCTTAAAAGCATAGATTGGAAACGTTATGGGATAAGAGACCTTGAAAATGCCCCAATAACTGTATTTGCAAATATCATATCCACCCATGTTCCTTACATGTCTACAGGAAAGCAGAGTGTTGCTCCTGAAGAAGAAATTATGCAGGAAGTAAGGCAAGCCACAATGAAAATTGCAAGAAGCTTGCAGAAGTATCTGAATGCAAAAAGAGCCGCTAAAGAAGAAGCCATGCGTTCAAAAATATTTGAAACTTATGTGCCAGTAATATTAAGAGAAGCAGCAATGCTTGCTGAGAAAGATGTTCCTGAATATGATGACGTATTAGCAAAAGTAACAAGGAAACCAAAGATACTGGAGGATATTCATGCTAAATAG
- a CDS encoding lysylphosphatidylglycerol synthase transmembrane domain-containing protein, giving the protein MAKNKIWLIILFAVAVYLIMCIYADWETLISAMKNFKLIFIPLMIILTTIAYFIRFYKWNFFLKTAGVKLNMKDNLFVFFSGLGMIITPAKVGEIWKGWLIKDINGESLGKTVPVVIIDRFTDLIGLIILSLLGILYYKEGISILIILIIIFAGFFMAVKSKWISNKIISILEKRAGKYSGDIKTMHRTFEKTMAPKGLVFMSFVSAFAWFFECLALYYVIIGFGESINIILSTFVFSFASLAGAVSMIPGGLGIAEGTITGLLQYFGLNSAVSIGTAIIIRFGTLWYGAILGFSVYLIFKKRIILETTKIDREVN; this is encoded by the coding sequence ATGGCGAAAAACAAGATCTGGCTGATAATTCTCTTTGCAGTTGCAGTTTACCTTATAATGTGCATATATGCCGACTGGGAAACATTAATATCAGCAATGAAAAATTTTAAATTAATATTTATTCCCTTAATGATAATTTTAACCACCATTGCTTATTTCATCAGATTTTATAAGTGGAATTTTTTCCTTAAGACTGCAGGGGTCAAATTAAACATGAAAGATAACTTATTTGTATTCTTCAGCGGTCTTGGAATGATTATAACCCCTGCAAAAGTGGGGGAAATCTGGAAAGGATGGCTTATTAAGGATATAAATGGCGAAAGCTTAGGTAAAACTGTCCCCGTGGTGATAATTGACCGTTTTACAGACTTAATAGGCCTAATAATCCTATCTTTACTTGGAATTCTTTATTATAAAGAAGGGATATCCATTCTAATAATTTTGATTATAATATTTGCCGGATTTTTTATGGCAGTTAAATCTAAATGGATTTCAAATAAAATAATTTCAATACTCGAAAAAAGAGCAGGAAAATATTCTGGAGATATTAAAACAATGCATAGAACATTTGAAAAAACAATGGCACCTAAAGGACTTGTTTTCATGTCTTTCGTTAGCGCATTTGCATGGTTTTTTGAATGTCTTGCCCTCTATTATGTTATAATAGGATTTGGAGAATCTATTAATATTATTTTATCAACATTTGTATTCAGCTTTGCATCCTTAGCAGGAGCTGTAAGTATGATTCCGGGAGGTCTTGGTATTGCTGAAGGCACAATAACCGGTCTGCTTCAGTATTTTGGACTAAATTCGGCTGTATCAATTGGTACGGCCATAATAATAAGATTCGGTACGCTTTGGTACGGTGCAATTTTAGGATTCAGTGTATATCTAATTTTTAAAAAGAGAATTATTTTAGAAACAACTAAAATTGATAGAGAGGTGAACTGA
- a CDS encoding PHP domain-containing protein, with amino-acid sequence MKYDLHIHSKYSRDGILDPKKIVKIAIKKGLDGIAITDHDTIKGGLKTKEYETEDFKILIGSEVSTTRGEITGLFLSEDIKSKEFHDVSDEIRDQGGLVIAPHPFDKLRKSTFRIKNEDAKYIDTIEVFNSRCIHQKYNERAASYAKKHNLSAVGGSDAHFPYEIGKAGVILESCDLRNAILKNDLKVFGKRSIFLNHGITKVLKLWRKTRSG; translated from the coding sequence ATGAAATATGATTTACACATTCATTCAAAGTATTCTCGTGATGGGATTCTTGATCCTAAAAAAATAGTAAAGATTGCAATTAAAAAAGGACTTGATGGAATTGCAATTACGGATCATGATACTATTAAAGGTGGTTTAAAGACAAAAGAATACGAGACTGAAGATTTTAAGATTTTAATTGGTTCAGAGGTATCCACTACAAGAGGAGAAATAACTGGACTCTTTTTATCTGAAGACATTAAATCAAAGGAATTTCATGATGTTAGCGATGAAATCAGAGATCAGGGAGGTTTAGTGATTGCTCCACATCCATTTGATAAATTAAGGAAATCAACATTTCGCATTAAAAATGAAGATGCTAAATACATAGATACAATCGAAGTATTTAATTCACGATGCATCCATCAAAAATATAATGAAAGAGCGGCATCATATGCGAAAAAACACAATTTATCCGCAGTTGGAGGTAGTGATGCCCATTTTCCATATGAAATAGGTAAAGCAGGAGTCATTTTAGAATCCTGTGATTTAAGGAATGCTATATTAAAGAACGATTTAAAAGTATTTGGAAAGAGATCCATTTTTTTAAACCATGGAATAACAAAGGTGCTTAAGTTATGGCGAAAAACAAGATCTGGCTGA
- a CDS encoding DNA topoisomerase IV subunit A, whose translation MLNRRDVAINKLKGLGAQIIEDVNNANVPSIKVPSRGTSNLVYDEAKRYYVLGDRYGKRSLGNVKQIKKIAQMVYTANFCKDLIRTNKTATLRELYYISESWDVDFGDQQESNIVGEDLEVTLGMSREDLGLMPEEDGASVYGNIVLKEDDVEINALKSGKSGYTISPTIDDTEFVDHDVQRVIAVETMGMFHRLVQEKAYDKFDTLIVGLKGQAARATRRFLKRVNTELNLPVYICNDGDPWGFHIAMVIISGSAKLAHVNHDLATPDAKFLGVTASDIINYDLPTDPLKDIDVLRLKELLKDPRYRDEYWKTEIKKMLKIGKKAEQQSFSKYGLEYVVDTYLPEKLDAM comes from the coding sequence ATGCTAAATAGAAGAGATGTCGCAATAAACAAGCTCAAGGGATTAGGAGCACAAATTATAGAAGACGTTAATAATGCTAACGTTCCTTCAATCAAAGTGCCTTCCAGAGGTACTTCTAATTTGGTTTATGATGAAGCCAAGAGATACTATGTTTTAGGAGATAGATACGGTAAAAGATCACTTGGTAATGTTAAACAAATTAAAAAGATAGCTCAAATGGTCTATACAGCCAATTTCTGTAAAGATCTTATAAGAACAAATAAAACAGCGACTTTGAGGGAGCTTTATTATATTTCAGAAAGCTGGGATGTTGATTTTGGAGATCAGCAGGAATCAAACATTGTTGGTGAAGACCTTGAAGTTACACTGGGAATGTCAAGAGAAGACCTTGGATTAATGCCAGAAGAAGATGGAGCTTCAGTTTATGGTAATATCGTTCTTAAAGAGGATGATGTTGAAATTAATGCCCTAAAATCAGGTAAATCAGGTTACACAATATCTCCAACCATTGACGATACTGAATTTGTAGATCACGACGTGCAAAGAGTAATTGCAGTAGAAACAATGGGGATGTTCCACAGATTAGTTCAAGAGAAGGCTTATGATAAATTCGATACCCTTATTGTTGGACTTAAAGGCCAGGCAGCAAGAGCAACAAGAAGATTCTTAAAACGTGTTAACACCGAGCTCAATTTACCTGTTTACATCTGTAACGACGGAGATCCATGGGGATTCCACATCGCCATGGTTATAATATCTGGAAGTGCAAAGCTTGCTCACGTTAATCACGACTTAGCAACGCCTGATGCTAAGTTTTTAGGAGTAACAGCAAGTGATATAATTAATTATGACCTTCCAACTGATCCATTGAAGGATATTGATGTTTTAAGACTTAAAGAACTGCTTAAAGATCCTCGTTATAGGGATGAATACTGGAAAACTGAAATTAAGAAAATGCTTAAAATCGGTAAAAAAGCAGAACAGCAGTCATTTTCTAAATATGGTCTTGAATATGTAGTTGATACATATTTACCAGAGAAACTGGATGCTATGTAA
- a CDS encoding phosphorylating glyceraldehyde-3-phosphate dehydrogenase gives MKSVGINGYGTIGKRVADAVSAQDDMKIVGVTKRSPDFEARMAVEKGYDLYISVPERESAFEEAGIKVTGTADELFEKLDIVVDCTPEGIGAKNKENIYEKIGLKAIFEGGEKHDAIGLSFNSFSNYKDVIGKDYARVVSCNTTGLCRTLKPIDDLCGIKKVRAVMVRRGADPRQVKKGPINAVVPNPPTVPSHHGPDVKTVMYGLDITTIALLVPTTLMHQHNLMVELESKVSVDDIKETLNNTSRVLILKASEGLGSTAEFMEYAKELGRSRNDLFEIGVWEESLNIVDGELYYMQAIHQESDVVPENVDAIRAMLEMEDDPQKSIEKTNKSMGIL, from the coding sequence TTGAAATCTGTTGGTATAAATGGTTACGGAACAATTGGTAAAAGAGTTGCAGACGCTGTTTCTGCGCAGGATGATATGAAAATTGTGGGAGTTACCAAGCGGAGTCCTGACTTTGAAGCCCGAATGGCTGTCGAAAAAGGTTATGATCTTTATATAAGTGTCCCTGAAAGAGAAAGCGCCTTTGAAGAAGCAGGGATCAAAGTAACAGGAACTGCAGACGAATTATTCGAAAAGTTGGATATTGTTGTTGACTGTACGCCTGAAGGTATCGGTGCAAAAAATAAGGAAAATATTTACGAAAAAATAGGATTAAAAGCAATTTTTGAAGGTGGAGAAAAACACGATGCAATAGGGCTTTCATTTAATTCATTCTCAAACTATAAAGATGTTATAGGTAAAGATTATGCCAGAGTTGTGTCATGTAATACAACAGGACTTTGTAGGACTCTTAAACCAATAGATGACCTCTGCGGAATTAAAAAAGTAAGGGCAGTGATGGTAAGAAGAGGTGCCGACCCAAGGCAGGTTAAAAAAGGCCCAATAAATGCTGTTGTTCCTAATCCCCCAACAGTACCTTCACACCATGGACCTGATGTTAAAACAGTTATGTATGGCCTTGATATAACCACGATAGCTTTATTAGTACCTACAACATTAATGCACCAGCACAATTTGATGGTTGAACTTGAATCTAAAGTTAGTGTTGATGATATTAAAGAAACTCTAAATAACACCTCCAGAGTCCTTATACTTAAAGCAAGTGAAGGTCTTGGTTCAACCGCCGAATTTATGGAATATGCAAAAGAATTAGGACGTTCAAGAAACGATCTATTTGAAATTGGGGTATGGGAAGAGTCATTAAATATTGTAGATGGAGAACTCTATTATATGCAGGCAATTCACCAGGAATCTGATGTTGTACCAGAAAATGTGGATGCAATAAGAGCCATGCTTGAAATGGAAGATGATCCTCAAAAATCCATTGAAAAAACAAACAAATCCATGGGTATTCTTTAA
- the eif1A gene encoding translation initiation factor eIF-1A codes for MRRGQGKQGQGTQEMRRVRSPRKGEIAGVVEQILGHGKLKVRCDDGKIRLARIPGKMKKRIWIREGDVVLVKPWDFQSDEKADVIWRYTRTEANWLERRGYLNL; via the coding sequence TTGAGAAGAGGACAAGGTAAACAAGGACAAGGGACTCAAGAAATGAGGAGAGTTAGATCTCCACGAAAAGGGGAAATAGCTGGTGTTGTTGAGCAAATATTAGGGCATGGAAAACTAAAAGTAAGATGCGATGATGGTAAAATCAGACTTGCCAGAATCCCTGGAAAAATGAAAAAAAGGATCTGGATCCGTGAAGGGGATGTAGTTCTTGTAAAACCATGGGATTTCCAGAGTGATGAAAAAGCTGACGTTATCTGGAGATATACAAGAACAGAGGCAAACTGGCTTGAACGTAGAGGTTATTTAAACCTATAA